One part of the Quercus lobata isolate SW786 chromosome 7, ValleyOak3.0 Primary Assembly, whole genome shotgun sequence genome encodes these proteins:
- the LOC115953151 gene encoding uncharacterized protein LOC115953151 isoform X2: MHLRQSQSSYTKLKGISFCVRQQFFYIGLCTASVSFTRRFRAWRQRRRETPKPVVKKDSKGKSVSDLNRFADLIRSKRKPKRITFKG, encoded by the exons CTATACAAAGCTCAAAGGAATATCATTTTGTGTGCGGCAACAATTCTTCTATATTG GTCTGTGTACCGCATCTGTAAGTTTTACAAGGAGATTCAGAGCTTGGCGGCAGCGCAGAAGAG AGACTCCAAAACCTGTGGTGAAGAAAGATTCAAAGGGTAAATCAGTATCTGATTTGAACAG GTTTGCTGATTTGATTAGAAGTAAGAGGAAACCTAAAAGAATAACCTTTAAAGGCTGA